In Streptomyces sp. NBC_00878, a single window of DNA contains:
- a CDS encoding histidine kinase — MEKIRNWLLPGVIAAAQLALWPFEAEALEQPPGTAAWLTALLATALAVLALERRRRAPLAAVAGTLTASVLVKLLAPPDTLVLVSGIAVLVALYSVAGRCGVATTVRAVAAASAVQIPPAAVRYGFSSEWLTDVSLTVGSYLVIAAVGVGRRQWLAERRAADRQLTRAEEDRQQAAGTERERLARELHDISAHHLTSVFVSVDAARRLLDRRPELAAEALEFAARAGRETQTALYRLVAVLRTAEQPVPQPMTGPIEALVAGFGKLGRSIAVTLPGDLAGPAAEAAHGIVREALTNALRYAPGAATSVRIERVGTALELTVDNDASRAGAAKRDLGSGRGMAGMRERAAAIGGELSAGPRPEGGWRVHAVLPEPEGKRQWSTDRRRNYAREQRIADAAVVGAVTAGSFSVGLTGYGHDGDGLLGTLTLALLLTIHALPLLWRRRAPWLVLAAVAFTTLPWPVLAAWSLLPPYVVSILVFGVLAELAAVYAVAAYGRPLRKPPPTTPRDWTPGPRGTPVRRSRSLRLTWLSVPVATCGIGVSLTVTGAVDGRLMGRSVDAVDAVLVFGVWVLPWAGGLCTMSWLAGWAMHGRRVRVLRREDTALAVSLWRARDAADGERQRIAAGLHEEVLRQTAQVVSSAEAENLDEVATATKSALAAMRGLLGSLGAGEPSRLSPQPTSASIDSLCRTLRAGGREVTLHASADVSLGLPPQVGLSAFRAVETMLGAGDTGAAHVVLWRGPGEFTITVSGVPMAGTGQAAERLRVQTGAVDGQMTVLAFGMIRVRLPLAPARA; from the coding sequence ATGGAGAAGATACGCAACTGGCTTCTGCCGGGGGTGATCGCCGCAGCCCAACTGGCCCTGTGGCCGTTCGAGGCCGAGGCGCTCGAACAGCCCCCCGGCACCGCGGCATGGCTCACTGCCCTGCTGGCAACAGCACTCGCCGTCCTCGCACTGGAACGGCGGCGGCGTGCCCCGCTCGCCGCCGTCGCCGGTACGCTCACCGCGTCCGTGCTGGTGAAGTTGCTGGCACCGCCCGACACGCTTGTCCTGGTGTCCGGCATAGCCGTGCTGGTCGCGCTCTATTCCGTCGCGGGGCGATGCGGCGTGGCCACGACGGTACGTGCTGTAGCCGCCGCCTCTGCCGTGCAGATTCCGCCGGCTGCAGTCCGGTACGGGTTCAGTAGCGAGTGGCTCACCGACGTCTCACTCACGGTCGGCAGCTATCTGGTGATCGCGGCCGTGGGCGTCGGCCGCCGGCAGTGGCTCGCGGAGCGCCGGGCGGCGGACCGGCAGCTGACCCGGGCCGAAGAGGACCGGCAACAGGCCGCCGGAACCGAGCGGGAGCGACTGGCCCGTGAACTGCACGACATCAGCGCCCATCACCTCACCTCGGTCTTCGTATCGGTCGACGCGGCACGAAGGCTCCTCGATCGCCGACCCGAACTGGCGGCGGAGGCATTGGAGTTCGCGGCACGCGCAGGACGCGAGACACAGACGGCGCTCTACCGGCTGGTGGCTGTTCTGCGGACCGCGGAGCAGCCGGTTCCGCAGCCCATGACGGGGCCGATCGAAGCGCTCGTCGCCGGCTTCGGCAAGCTGGGCCGTTCCATCGCCGTGACGCTGCCCGGTGACCTGGCCGGTCCCGCGGCGGAGGCCGCCCACGGCATCGTCCGAGAGGCGCTGACCAACGCTCTGCGGTACGCGCCGGGCGCGGCGACCAGCGTTCGGATCGAACGTGTCGGAACGGCCCTGGAACTCACCGTCGACAACGACGCCTCACGCGCCGGCGCAGCCAAACGGGACCTCGGATCCGGCCGGGGCATGGCGGGGATGCGTGAGCGAGCGGCTGCCATCGGCGGTGAACTGTCCGCCGGACCGCGCCCCGAAGGAGGCTGGCGGGTTCACGCCGTGCTGCCGGAACCCGAAGGCAAACGACAATGGTCCACCGACCGGCGGCGCAACTACGCGCGGGAACAGCGGATCGCCGACGCCGCGGTGGTCGGCGCCGTGACCGCGGGGTCGTTCTCCGTCGGCCTGACCGGATACGGCCATGACGGGGACGGGCTCCTGGGTACCCTGACGCTGGCCCTTCTGCTCACGATTCACGCGCTGCCCCTGCTGTGGCGAAGGCGCGCGCCATGGCTGGTGCTGGCGGCGGTCGCCTTCACCACCCTCCCGTGGCCGGTGCTGGCAGCCTGGAGCCTCCTGCCGCCGTATGTCGTGAGCATCCTCGTCTTCGGCGTGCTCGCGGAACTCGCGGCCGTGTACGCGGTGGCGGCGTACGGCCGGCCCTTGAGGAAGCCCCCGCCGACGACACCGCGCGACTGGACTCCCGGCCCCCGCGGCACCCCTGTCCGCCGCTCGCGATCTCTCCGCTTGACCTGGCTGTCAGTACCTGTTGCCACCTGCGGGATCGGCGTCTCCTTGACGGTGACCGGCGCCGTCGACGGGAGGCTCATGGGCAGGAGCGTCGACGCCGTTGACGCCGTGCTGGTCTTCGGTGTGTGGGTGCTGCCGTGGGCCGGAGGACTGTGCACCATGTCCTGGCTCGCGGGGTGGGCCATGCACGGACGCCGCGTGCGGGTGCTGCGCCGAGAGGACACGGCGCTCGCCGTCTCGCTGTGGCGGGCGCGGGACGCGGCCGACGGCGAGCGGCAACGCATCGCGGCGGGTCTGCACGAGGAGGTCCTGCGGCAGACGGCGCAGGTGGTGTCCTCGGCCGAGGCGGAGAACCTGGACGAGGTCGCCACCGCCACGAAGTCCGCGCTGGCCGCCATGCGCGGACTGCTCGGCAGCCTCGGCGCCGGCGAGCCGTCGCGGCTCTCCCCCCAGCCGACCTCGGCCAGTATCGACAGCCTGTGCCGCACCTTGCGCGCGGGCGGGCGCGAGGTGACCCTGCACGCGTCGGCCGATGTGTCCCTCGGTCTGCCGCCGCAGGTCGGCCTGTCGGCATTCCGCGCGGTGGAAACGATGCTCGGAGCGGGGGACACGGGGGCGGCGCACGTCGTGCTGTGGCGTGGGCCGGGCGAGTTCACCATCACCGTCAGCGGTGTGCCGATGGCGGGCACAGGGCAGGCAGCCGAGCGGTTGCGCGTACAGACGGGAGCAGTCGACGGACAGATGACAGTGCTGGCCTTCGGCATGATCAGGGTCCGGCTGCCACTGGCTCCCGCACGGGCCTAG
- a CDS encoding SDR family NAD(P)-dependent oxidoreductase, with amino-acid sequence MDNPLDFTGKTVLITGGATGIGRAVALGFARQGAAVVIGDVDDRSGETVRLMEKEGGQGLFVPTDVTRAHDVEHLVTTTVDTFGGLDVAFNNAGVFVPPAPLAQQTEDAWDKAIAVDLKGVFLSLKYEIAHMVTAGGGAIINTASIAGLIADPDMAPYVAAKHGVIGLTKAAAVDYGKSGIRVNALAPGLTRTAMTQPWLDDPAKRDIVMAGPQMGRAAEPEEIVGMVLHLASPAASFTTGGVFVVDGGQTAH; translated from the coding sequence ATGGACAACCCTCTCGACTTCACCGGCAAGACCGTACTCATCACCGGTGGCGCCACAGGCATCGGCCGCGCGGTGGCCCTGGGCTTCGCCCGACAGGGCGCCGCGGTGGTCATCGGCGATGTCGACGACCGCAGCGGCGAAACCGTCCGCCTCATGGAAAAGGAGGGTGGGCAAGGGCTTTTCGTCCCCACCGACGTGACACGGGCACACGACGTGGAACACCTCGTCACCACGACCGTGGACACCTTCGGCGGCCTGGACGTCGCCTTCAACAACGCGGGCGTCTTCGTGCCGCCGGCCCCTCTGGCACAGCAGACGGAAGACGCCTGGGACAAGGCGATAGCCGTAGATCTCAAGGGCGTCTTCCTGTCGCTGAAGTACGAGATCGCCCACATGGTCACGGCCGGCGGAGGGGCGATCATCAACACGGCCTCGATCGCCGGACTCATCGCAGACCCGGACATGGCTCCCTACGTGGCCGCCAAGCACGGAGTGATCGGGCTGACGAAGGCGGCGGCGGTCGACTACGGAAAGTCCGGCATCAGAGTCAACGCCCTGGCTCCGGGCCTGACCCGGACCGCGATGACCCAGCCCTGGCTCGACGACCCGGCCAAGCGGGACATCGTCATGGCCGGCCCGCAAATGGGCCGCGCCGCCGAACCCGAGGAAATCGTCGGCATGGTTCTTCATCTTGCCTCCCCGGCGGCCTCGTTCACCACCGGCGGTGTCTTCGTCGTCGACGGAGGCCAGACGGCGCACTGA
- the pqqB gene encoding pyrroloquinoline quinone biosynthesis protein PqqB: MLLQVLGTAAGGGLPQWNCACPGCAGARAHPERRRRHASLAVRADAGRWYIVNATPDIGDQIEDTPALHPGPGARQTPVAGVVLTDAELDHTLGVARLREADSLELVATAPVREALRTGPRLDAVLGPYAVLNWRELGTAPLPLGPELEAVAVPVAAKRPRYAVGTGADDPHWVVALVLREPATGKSLVYAPALAAWPDALREAVEAADCVIVDGTFWDEDEPVRTGISTRTASGMGHLPIDGSAGTAHRLAGLRARRLYTHLNNTNPLTDPADDRHKQLADRGLEAAADGMVIEL, encoded by the coding sequence GTGCTGCTGCAGGTGCTCGGCACCGCGGCGGGCGGCGGACTGCCCCAGTGGAACTGTGCGTGTCCCGGCTGCGCCGGGGCACGCGCCCATCCGGAGCGGCGCCGCCGCCACGCGTCCCTCGCCGTGCGAGCGGACGCCGGTCGCTGGTACATCGTCAACGCCACCCCCGACATCGGGGACCAGATCGAGGACACCCCCGCGCTGCACCCCGGTCCCGGTGCCCGGCAGACCCCGGTCGCGGGCGTTGTCCTCACCGACGCCGAACTCGACCACACCCTCGGCGTGGCGAGGCTGCGCGAGGCGGACAGCCTGGAGCTGGTCGCCACCGCCCCGGTGCGCGAGGCGCTGCGCACCGGCCCGCGCCTCGACGCCGTGCTCGGACCGTACGCGGTGCTGAACTGGCGGGAGTTGGGCACGGCTCCGCTGCCGCTCGGCCCGGAACTGGAGGCCGTGGCCGTGCCCGTCGCCGCCAAACGCCCCCGGTACGCGGTGGGAACGGGCGCAGACGACCCGCATTGGGTGGTCGCCCTCGTGCTCCGCGAACCGGCCACGGGAAAGTCCCTCGTCTACGCTCCCGCCCTCGCCGCCTGGCCGGACGCCCTGCGGGAGGCCGTCGAGGCCGCCGACTGCGTCATCGTCGACGGCACCTTCTGGGACGAGGACGAGCCCGTGCGCACCGGGATCTCCACCAGGACCGCGAGCGGCATGGGACATCTGCCGATCGACGGGTCCGCGGGCACCGCGCACCGTCTGGCCGGGCTGCGCGCCCGCCGCCTGTACACGCATCTCAACAACACCAACCCCCTGACCGACCCGGCCGACGACCGGCACAAGCAACTGGCCGACCGGGGACTAGAGGCCGCCGCCGACGGAATGGTCATCGAGCTGTGA
- a CDS encoding CPBP family intramembrane glutamic endopeptidase, protein MTHQPLSEPLPFHRLARVSGRHRWWRPVLGTAFVVVAWLVLSLLLEAVSYVVGKATGRPENADGTIEFGPVRDTALGLISIALILPIVLLAVRWIGRRPAGTTSSVSGRLRPRWLLTCVLIATPVMGLLMGLSWLLPVEAGGEEAVLAGWDTFLPALAMLVLLVPLQASAEEYMFRGWLLHAFGAFARSPWIAVVPQAFLFAAAHGWGTPWGFADLAFFGLVTGWLTVRTGGLEAAIGLHVMSNLCSFATAAAFVDGLASDETAADAPWQLVALDTAMVSLYAAIVLWWCRRRPLARSTSPLSAPSPSLAAEVPYPGSVSYGPVATGSVPQRGPHPGHWSR, encoded by the coding sequence ATGACGCACCAACCGCTCAGCGAACCGCTCCCGTTCCACCGACTGGCCCGGGTCTCCGGCCGCCATCGTTGGTGGCGGCCGGTGCTCGGGACCGCCTTCGTCGTCGTGGCCTGGCTCGTCCTCTCGCTGCTGCTGGAGGCGGTCAGTTACGTGGTGGGCAAGGCCACGGGGCGCCCCGAGAACGCCGACGGCACCATTGAATTCGGCCCGGTCCGCGATACGGCCCTGGGGCTCATCTCCATCGCACTGATTCTGCCCATAGTGCTGCTGGCGGTGCGCTGGATCGGCCGCCGCCCGGCCGGTACGACATCGTCGGTGTCCGGGCGGCTGCGCCCGCGGTGGCTGCTGACCTGTGTGCTGATCGCGACACCGGTGATGGGTCTCCTGATGGGTCTCAGCTGGTTGCTGCCCGTTGAAGCCGGCGGCGAAGAGGCGGTCCTGGCAGGCTGGGACACCTTCCTCCCCGCTCTGGCGATGCTCGTGCTGCTCGTGCCCCTGCAGGCGTCGGCGGAGGAGTACATGTTCCGCGGCTGGCTCCTGCATGCCTTCGGGGCGTTCGCCCGGTCCCCGTGGATCGCCGTGGTGCCTCAGGCCTTCCTGTTCGCGGCCGCCCATGGCTGGGGCACTCCCTGGGGCTTCGCCGACCTGGCCTTCTTCGGACTGGTCACCGGATGGCTGACCGTACGCACCGGTGGGCTGGAGGCGGCGATCGGACTGCATGTGATGAGCAACCTCTGCTCCTTCGCGACCGCCGCCGCTTTCGTCGACGGGCTCGCGTCGGACGAGACAGCCGCGGACGCGCCCTGGCAACTGGTGGCCCTGGACACCGCCATGGTCTCGCTGTACGCCGCGATCGTGCTGTGGTGGTGCCGACGAAGGCCACTCGCCCGGAGCACGAGCCCCCTGTCCGCCCCGTCCCCCTCACTCGCGGCCGAGGTCCCCTACCCCGGCTCCGTGTCGTACGGCCCTGTCGCCACGGGCTCCGTCCCGCAGCGCGGACCTCACCCGGGCCACTGGTCCCGCTGA
- the pqqA gene encoding pyrroloquinoline quinone precursor peptide PqqA, with product MRDIQELRERQDGRKTEEAPDRPGPAVTDGASWQSPEYEIVDTALEVTAYALATR from the coding sequence ATGCGAGACATCCAGGAGCTTCGGGAGCGTCAAGACGGCCGGAAGACCGAGGAGGCGCCGGACCGGCCGGGTCCCGCCGTCACCGATGGCGCGAGCTGGCAGTCACCCGAGTACGAGATCGTCGACACCGCGCTCGAAGTCACGGCGTACGCGCTGGCCACGCGGTAA
- a CDS encoding NADP-dependent oxidoreductase produces MKALVARSYRPLEDLEFADLPTPVAGPGQLLVRLQAAALNAVDKVLVTGAMRDALPVRHPFVPGVDISGVVEAVGEGATHFGIGDAVIAWNSVASGALAEYVLIKDAPSAARRPAELTAAQGAALPTGALTAAALLDNVRVSDGGSVLVVGATGGVGSYTVQLAKQAGLTVVATGRADDRDFLGRLGADHVLDYRQVDVARETHRLIPGGVDTVIDVANAGPALATTAAAARNGGTLISPLGGPPAFERDVTAVYEGTRAPEGRLEELAAKAAKGELRVEIDSDYPFAQARQALVDFASHHIRGKVTVTF; encoded by the coding sequence ATGAAGGCACTGGTTGCCCGGTCATACCGGCCGCTGGAGGATCTCGAGTTCGCGGACCTTCCCACGCCCGTTGCCGGGCCTGGCCAACTGCTGGTCCGTCTGCAGGCGGCTGCCCTCAACGCCGTCGACAAGGTGCTGGTGACCGGCGCCATGCGCGATGCGCTGCCGGTGCGGCATCCGTTCGTGCCAGGCGTCGACATCAGCGGAGTGGTGGAAGCCGTCGGCGAAGGAGCCACGCATTTCGGCATCGGTGACGCGGTCATCGCCTGGAACAGCGTGGCCTCCGGAGCGCTGGCCGAGTACGTCCTGATCAAGGACGCCCCCTCCGCGGCGCGACGCCCCGCGGAACTGACGGCCGCCCAGGGCGCGGCACTGCCCACGGGCGCGCTGACCGCGGCAGCCCTTCTGGACAACGTCCGCGTGTCCGACGGCGGAAGTGTTCTCGTCGTGGGCGCCACGGGCGGCGTCGGCTCCTACACCGTTCAGCTGGCCAAGCAGGCGGGACTGACCGTCGTAGCCACGGGCCGCGCCGACGACCGGGACTTCCTCGGCCGACTGGGCGCCGACCACGTCCTCGACTACCGCCAGGTCGATGTCGCGCGGGAGACACACCGCTTGATCCCCGGAGGCGTCGACACGGTCATCGATGTCGCGAACGCCGGTCCCGCATTGGCCACGACCGCCGCGGCGGCCAGGAACGGAGGCACGCTCATCTCCCCGCTCGGCGGACCACCCGCCTTCGAGCGAGACGTGACCGCCGTCTACGAGGGAACCCGCGCTCCCGAAGGCCGACTGGAAGAACTCGCCGCCAAGGCGGCCAAGGGAGAGCTGCGTGTCGAGATCGACTCCGACTACCCCTTCGCACAGGCCCGCCAGGCCCTGGTCGACTTCGCCTCCCACCACATCCGCGGCAAGGTGACCGTCACCTTCTGA
- a CDS encoding alpha/beta hydrolase, whose translation MADAAPIGPPPPFDPELDAALASLIQVVPPSIRPDMIPAMRAFMLSSGVSDDELRRGGAIEFKEYRIPGPAGAPDVSLLVCRPAGESRPLPAVYFTHGGGMILGNNRNLIGEMLDWVEELGVVLVSVEYRLAPEFPYPAALEDVHAGLRWTAGHTGELGIDADRLVVAGASAGGGLTAAVALLVRDSGGPPLAGQLLACPMLDDRNDTLSGYQMAGRGAWDRTSNETGWTALLGERRGGPDVPAYAAPARATDLSRLPPLFIDVGSAETFRDEVVGYADRVWQAGGEAELHVWPGGFHGFDALVPEAVLSREARAARVRWLRRILHL comes from the coding sequence ATGGCTGACGCCGCCCCCATCGGTCCGCCGCCGCCCTTCGATCCGGAACTCGATGCCGCCCTGGCGTCACTGATCCAAGTCGTTCCGCCCTCGATTCGCCCGGACATGATCCCGGCGATGCGAGCGTTCATGCTCTCTTCGGGCGTCTCGGACGACGAGCTGCGCCGGGGCGGGGCCATCGAGTTCAAGGAGTACCGGATCCCGGGGCCCGCGGGAGCCCCCGACGTCTCGCTGCTGGTCTGCCGCCCAGCCGGGGAGTCGAGACCCCTCCCGGCCGTCTACTTCACCCACGGCGGCGGAATGATCCTGGGGAACAACCGCAATCTGATCGGCGAAATGCTGGACTGGGTTGAGGAGTTGGGCGTCGTCCTCGTTTCCGTGGAGTATCGCCTGGCTCCCGAGTTCCCTTACCCCGCAGCCCTGGAGGACGTCCATGCGGGACTGCGTTGGACGGCGGGCCACACGGGCGAGCTGGGTATCGACGCCGATCGTCTGGTCGTCGCCGGCGCCAGTGCGGGCGGCGGTCTGACGGCGGCGGTCGCCCTGCTCGTCCGGGATTCGGGCGGGCCGCCGCTTGCCGGACAGTTGCTGGCCTGCCCGATGCTCGATGACCGTAACGACACGCTGTCCGGCTACCAGATGGCCGGACGAGGCGCATGGGACCGCACGTCCAACGAAACGGGCTGGACCGCCCTGCTGGGCGAGCGACGTGGCGGACCCGACGTACCGGCCTATGCGGCCCCCGCGCGGGCGACGGACCTGTCGAGGCTGCCGCCTCTGTTCATCGACGTCGGTTCCGCCGAGACGTTCCGCGATGAAGTCGTCGGCTACGCCGACCGCGTCTGGCAGGCGGGAGGCGAGGCGGAACTCCATGTATGGCCGGGTGGTTTCCACGGCTTCGATGCCCTCGTCCCTGAGGCCGTGCTGTCCAGAGAGGCTCGGGCGGCCCGAGTGCGGTGGCTGCGCCGGATACTCCACCTCTGA
- a CDS encoding BTAD domain-containing putative transcriptional regulator, with amino-acid sequence MTPQQAQPEAGQDLDTDLWFGLLGPVEARTGGLPVDLGPRQRRVLLIRLLVENGRPVSMDQLCDDLWAGNPSTGAVSAVRAHISRLRSALEPAQTARGQGQLLMSGPGGYSLCVPDTARDTVRFERALEQTRRFLEAGQTAAARDEVDRALNSWRGRALADAQDHAYASEECWRLEELRHVALELRITVLMTQGDYGQAVTAAQHLTVQQPLRETAWVLLLRSLQMAGRAAEAVQQYNRVRRLLFAELGLEPGPALRQVRTDIQHHRVRPVLGQAVRSMNTTDR; translated from the coding sequence ATGACCCCGCAGCAGGCTCAGCCGGAAGCCGGTCAGGACCTCGACACCGACCTGTGGTTCGGTCTGCTCGGTCCGGTCGAGGCCCGGACGGGAGGACTCCCGGTCGACCTCGGGCCCCGGCAGCGGCGTGTCCTTCTCATCCGCCTGCTGGTGGAGAACGGCCGCCCGGTCAGCATGGACCAGCTCTGTGACGACCTGTGGGCGGGGAACCCTTCGACAGGAGCGGTATCGGCGGTACGTGCCCACATCAGCAGGCTCCGCTCAGCGCTCGAACCGGCACAAACAGCAAGAGGCCAGGGGCAGTTGCTGATGAGCGGACCCGGCGGGTACTCCCTGTGCGTCCCGGACACCGCCAGGGACACCGTACGTTTCGAGCGGGCGCTGGAGCAGACGCGACGCTTCCTGGAGGCCGGGCAGACGGCGGCTGCCCGCGATGAGGTGGACCGGGCCCTGAACAGCTGGCGCGGTCGTGCGCTGGCCGACGCCCAGGACCATGCGTACGCGTCCGAGGAGTGCTGGCGACTGGAAGAACTCAGACATGTCGCCCTCGAACTCCGGATCACCGTACTCATGACGCAGGGGGACTACGGGCAAGCGGTCACCGCCGCCCAGCATCTGACTGTCCAACAGCCCCTGCGGGAGACCGCTTGGGTACTCCTGCTGCGCTCCCTCCAAATGGCCGGTCGTGCTGCCGAGGCGGTCCAGCAGTACAACCGTGTCCGCCGACTGCTGTTCGCGGAACTCGGTCTGGAACCAGGGCCGGCGCTGCGCCAGGTCCGGACGGACATACAGCATCACCGAGTGCGTCCCGTACTCGGACAGGCGGTCCGGAGCATGAACACCACGGACAGGTGA
- a CDS encoding ester cyclase has translation MTDIDVSEAAKAVIRRNTEEVQGGGDYELYDELFSDDFLDHTPQPGRTPDKAGALELYKVLRAAFPDFHAVIHWQAAEGNLVTTYKTYHGTHKGEFFGITPTGRQIQFETVDAMRVVDGKITEHWGVANLFSLMEQLGARPTGQ, from the coding sequence ATGACTGACATCGACGTGAGCGAAGCTGCCAAGGCAGTGATCCGGCGCAACACCGAGGAGGTACAGGGAGGCGGCGACTACGAGCTCTACGACGAGCTGTTCTCCGACGACTTCCTCGACCACACCCCGCAGCCCGGGCGCACCCCGGACAAGGCCGGCGCACTGGAGCTGTACAAGGTGTTGCGTGCGGCCTTTCCCGACTTCCACGCCGTCATCCACTGGCAGGCCGCCGAAGGCAACCTGGTGACGACCTACAAGACGTATCACGGCACCCACAAGGGCGAGTTCTTCGGGATTACCCCCACCGGCCGGCAGATCCAGTTCGAGACGGTCGATGCGATGCGGGTGGTCGACGGGAAGATCACCGAGCACTGGGGCGTGGCGAACCTCTTCTCCCTGATGGAGCAACTGGGCGCTCGACCGACCGGGCAGTGA
- a CDS encoding alpha/beta fold hydrolase, with protein sequence MTTQMLVTPEVDLAYDVHGPLPPADGRPPLVMIGQPMDASGFGALASHFPERTVVTYDPRGLGRSIRKDGRADHAPTVQAADVHAVIEALGAGPVEMFASSGGAVTALALVAAYPADVTCLVAHEPPLIAVLPDARAAERARAGIRDAYEAKGSGAGMAAFIVMTSWQGEFTDDYFAQPAPDPAVFGMTAEDDGRRDDPLLSDRSWAVSSYRPDVDALTAAPTRVVIAVGEESLDTFTARTSVATAELLGQRATVFPSHHGGFLGGEFGYAGQPEAFAHKLREVLDDAD encoded by the coding sequence ATGACTACGCAGATGCTCGTGACCCCCGAGGTCGACCTCGCCTACGACGTCCACGGCCCGCTGCCGCCCGCCGACGGCCGCCCGCCGCTTGTCATGATCGGCCAGCCCATGGACGCCAGCGGTTTTGGCGCGTTGGCGTCGCACTTCCCGGAGCGCACCGTGGTCACCTACGACCCGCGCGGCCTCGGCCGCAGCATCCGCAAGGACGGCCGGGCCGACCACGCGCCCACGGTCCAGGCCGCCGATGTGCACGCCGTCATCGAGGCGCTCGGCGCGGGCCCCGTCGAGATGTTCGCGAGCAGCGGCGGTGCGGTGACCGCGCTCGCCCTGGTGGCGGCGTACCCGGCCGACGTGACCTGTCTGGTGGCGCACGAGCCCCCGCTCATCGCGGTGCTCCCCGACGCCAGGGCCGCCGAACGCGCCCGAGCGGGCATCCGGGACGCGTACGAGGCCAAGGGTTCGGGGGCCGGCATGGCGGCCTTCATCGTGATGACGTCGTGGCAGGGCGAGTTCACCGACGACTACTTCGCCCAGCCCGCGCCGGATCCCGCCGTGTTCGGGATGACGGCCGAGGACGACGGCCGCCGTGACGATCCACTGCTCTCCGACCGGTCGTGGGCGGTCAGCAGCTACCGGCCGGACGTCGACGCGCTGACCGCGGCGCCGACGCGGGTCGTGATCGCGGTGGGCGAGGAGTCCCTGGACACCTTCACCGCGCGCACCTCGGTGGCGACCGCCGAGCTGCTCGGTCAGCGGGCGACGGTGTTCCCGAGTCACCACGGCGGCTTCCTCGGCGGCGAGTTCGGCTACGCCGGGCAGCCTGAGGCCTTCGCGCACAAGCTGCGCGAGGTTCTCGACGATGCCGACTGA
- a CDS encoding SDR family NAD(P)-dependent oxidoreductase, with protein MKSTILEGKVVVVTGASSGIGRAVAIGAAQHGARAVIAADLGETPREGGSPVTSEIEALGVQARFVSTDVTDRAQVDALVDAAGEFGGVDVMVCNAGITLRADGADVAEDDFHRLMAVNLDGVLFGAQAASRQMKRYGKPGSIVLMGSMGGIVGAGITVAYSTSKGGVTLMAKALADALGPDGIRVNTVAPGTIDTFLLRHTPDIGAAAEGFSRRTPLRRLGRPSEIADAVAYLGSDLSSYVTGTALVVDGGLTSVI; from the coding sequence ATGAAGAGCACCATCCTTGAGGGCAAGGTCGTGGTCGTCACCGGTGCCTCAAGCGGCATCGGCCGAGCGGTAGCCATCGGTGCGGCACAGCATGGCGCCCGGGCGGTCATCGCCGCGGATCTCGGCGAGACGCCACGCGAGGGCGGCAGCCCGGTCACGTCCGAGATCGAGGCGCTGGGCGTGCAGGCCCGGTTCGTGTCCACCGACGTCACCGACCGGGCGCAGGTGGACGCGCTGGTCGACGCCGCCGGCGAGTTCGGCGGCGTCGACGTCATGGTCTGCAATGCCGGAATCACTCTCCGGGCGGACGGCGCGGACGTCGCCGAGGACGACTTCCACCGCCTGATGGCCGTCAACCTCGACGGCGTGCTGTTCGGCGCCCAGGCCGCGTCACGACAGATGAAGCGGTACGGCAAGCCGGGCAGCATCGTGCTGATGGGGAGTATGGGCGGCATCGTCGGTGCGGGCATCACCGTGGCGTACTCCACCAGCAAGGGTGGCGTGACGCTGATGGCCAAGGCGCTGGCCGACGCACTGGGACCGGACGGCATCCGTGTCAACACCGTCGCCCCAGGCACGATCGACACCTTCCTGCTGCGCCACACCCCCGACATCGGTGCCGCGGCCGAGGGATTCAGCCGGCGCACCCCGCTGCGCCGACTGGGCAGGCCGTCCGAGATAGCCGACGCCGTCGCCTACCTCGGGTCAGACCTGTCTTCCTACGTCACCGGCACGGCACTCGTTGTCGACGGTGGACTGACCTCGGTCATCTGA